Within the Drosophila gunungcola strain Sukarami chromosome X unlocalized genomic scaffold, Dgunungcola_SK_2 000043F, whole genome shotgun sequence genome, the region CAGTTATGGTTTGCTAAAAATGTTCAATCTTACTAGTAATTGCTTCAACTTTCAGCCAGAACTGTCGAACATTAAGAACTTGAATCGCAGTCTCCCTCACAGGTGAACCACTCAAACTTGAACTTCCAGTTGGGGCTACACATGCGGGCCAAATTCGATGCCAAGTTCTGGCCAAGTTAGTAGTTTTATAAGCGACCTCAAGCTGAACAGCTCAGACTTGAACTGCTTCCCTTTTCGTTTCGCTAGTGAGTTAAGGCGAGGTAATTGAGATGGATCTGGGATCTGGCCTGGTTGGCATCACATCCCACATGCCACATCCCAACATCCACATCCCACTTTACGCGGCTTCACGCATCAAACACACCGCACCTGCCGCCCTTTTCCGGATCCGGCTGCATTCCGTTTTGGGAATGTTGTGTCACCTGGCCGGAGCACGGGGAAATGGAAGTGGGGGCCTGACAAGCTCCGACATTCCTTCGATACCTCAAATTGGGTTGGTCCATATGTGTGcactggaaaataaataaaacatatgcttatttaataaatttaattttataaactaagctcaaattacaaatatgttatttaaggGTTTCTTAAAGTGGCTAAattggatttataaaaatgtatgttgaggttttcctttcttgtaaacaatttcgttcttaattattttaagaattttactttttaaaaattttatttaaaggtttcttaaaattatttaattctttttttttaatgtattgtGGGGTTGCTTTTCTGTCGAAAAATGTTGTTCTTAATTTGTTCaagtattttactttttatatattttatttaaaagtttcttaaactgcataatttgttttttattgtatggTGATGCATtcttttcttataaaattttttttaatatattattttttttttttacttatctTAAGTAAAACGTGAAGATTTAATTTGAACCTTTGAAAATCACACGTTCCCAAAAGATATATTAAGAAAACTCAACAAACTAATAATCACAATACAGctccttaaaataaatactatttttttgaaaagtgtGCTTAGCTTGTGCAGTTTGCATATATTTTGCATAGCTGGGATAACTTTGGGGTTCATTGACAATGGCCACCACCCATCAAAAGCCCCCGCATTTCTCGCAGCCTCAAGGATTTTCGGGGaacatgtctcgcatttcaCTTTCACAACTTGCCAACTGACAAAGCAAGCAGAGATATAGATAAAGAATTCATGAATACATCCCAAGAAATGCAAGAGGGAGAAACAGACAACatacatactatatatatatatagcgaACAATTTGTATTCAAACGATTTGAGAGCTCTCCTGAaagtaacatcattaaaaaattctcCATCGCCTTGAGTAGCTTGACTCGGCTTCATTCTCAGGACCTTTTCTGTAAACCGGGAAAATCGCACCCCAGAGGCCTCCATCATCTCACCCGTCCCAAATGGCGCCCACTTTCACTCACTTTCCCGCGGGAGCCATAGGAACTTTATTCAAATGCATTATTTCGTCAACGGCCGAATCGTTGTAgaatttatgtatatatatatatagcatgTGACATTCCGGCACAAATACCGCGCTTATgctataaaattttatgatttttataatatgcAGCAAGGAAAATTCGACAGACGAATTCCCAGTACATTTtaggctgaaaaaattttgatttaatgaaGGGCAGaaactcttttaattttttttgaacgGAACTAGTAGATTTGGCTAGATTCATTTGACTACAATTATAGTAATAGTGATAATGAAATatctttgaaatattttcgattaattattttaattctctcttttataatttatgcaaattctAAGTGTTATTCCCTTGCCATTTAAGGACTTTCAAATGACATgaccaaaaattattttttgaagcaTACATTTTTGGGCAGGTCAAATTCGAAATGAAATTGATTTGCAAACTAAAAGCTGCATAAACGAAGCTGCAGAAAATGAAACAGAAACCAATCCGACCCCAAATCCAATCCAATCGAACGCTCGTTACCTTTTCCGCTGCCATTCCGATTCTGGCTGCAGGCTGTCAATCGAAGTTTACACGGGATATCGATACCTGCTTCCCTCGAATCAAATGGTAAGTAGAAGTATTGGCATGGGCCATGGGCCATGGGGGACGGCACAGGACTAGGaactgaaacagaaacagaagccGGAGTGAATCCAATAGAAAGTTTCGCCTGCACCGCAGTAGCAGCAAAAGAGCCGTTGACTGGCAGCTTGGTTACGTCGGTTTATAGGGCTCACACGCAAAGAAATCAATATTATACTGAtcttattttactttattttgacGTTAACAACATTCATTTTGATATTaagcaacaaataaaattaaaaaaccttaAATGAATTGTTCTATAGAACACCTTTATCATGAGTAACGACTTTTGACTTAAAGTTATATtcgtaattttgaaaaacaataaaaatatgtaaattttcagatttGATCATCTGCTTGATTAAAAAACTTACACAAATAGATAAAgttaatattcttaaaaaaatcaaagtgaTGTTTTCGAACGTTCAtagctttaagttttattaGCAACAGAGAGTATAAATAAAGGTAAAATCAATTCTATCACTAGTTTTACTGTATTATATGatatgaattaaatttaagtctTACCCTGATTTCaagtcaatattttttttatgtgctAAAATTCCGGTGGCTCAGAGGTTGGGCGAGGGTCAGGTCAGGTTGCCATCGCTGCCAGGCAAATagctaaaacatttttgccaggtaactttttaattaaagctggCAACGGCTCGGGGGGAACTGGTGCATCGGGCTCCTTCTccgtcgtcatcatcattatcatcatcattatcatcatcgtatTCGTCATCTCATTGGGCAACAGTTAACAACAGCTTCCTCGATGGCCacaataaaatacttttgcaacagcagcaacccCCTTTGCGGTTTCCATCTCGATTATTACAGTGGAAATTGGTTATATAAATATCGTATTATCCTGCAATTGGCAGAAGAAGCCTCTCAGTTCCGAGTTCAATTCTCATATCTTCTCATCAAagcaattattaaatacattagAAATTGATCCAAAAGGCAAGGTATTTAAATGGCTTTTTTGGTGTTATGGTATTTTAATTCCCTATCTCAAAATATGATACCTAACTCAATTTAATTCTCGTTAGCCATGTCCACTGTTCTCGTCCTTCGTCCAGCTCGTTGTTGCTATTGggatttttgcattttactCATAACTGTGTTGaaaccaatttcaatttatacaaataaaatcaatttcgtTTATGGTTGTGTGCATCTCCCCTTCATTTTTTATGACTCTGCAGCTGCaataagcaatttttaatttaaaaaaaaattccatatATTCGAGTAATTATTCCAGCAACTAAGCGATCTCTTCACACTCGCACGCCGGCAACTCCCTTTGCGATCGCCCACTTTCTCGCCGTCTCTTTCTTTTGCTGCCAAAAtgataaattatgaaaagtcACAGGTTACCGTTGCTCTGCTGCCAGCAAAATAATCAAACTGCACAAACAACTAGACCTCATAAATAGTTAAGAGGCagaaaaatgcgaaaaaaaataaaaatgttattcctAGTCCCACATCCTGGAGGCCTGGAGGCGTCTACGTCCAACGTTCACTGGACTGAGTCATCCTTCTTCTCCTTAGCTCTGCTCTCCAATCCTGTACctgtgtgcgtgcgtgtgcATCTGTGTGTGTCCTCTGTCTGAGTCCCGGATCGCtggcttttgctgctgcctgTGTGGCCAGATTAGCCTTTTTACCGCCAAATCCTTTGCCATAGCAGTAAAATATATCAGTAAATAGCACAAAGATATACTGTTTTTCAATGCTGCTTTTTCCGACAttatttaacacttttttaaccttttttatatggggttacatcatgtctatttgccaaaaattaatcaaaacttaaattttttgtttactaatTATACCAATTGacttgaaatgccaacaagttTTAAGCGATATTTTATAGGATTTTAAAACACGACTTATGCCAATCGATAGGAAATTTGATTACAACTTTAACAAGGTAAGACATTCCAACCTTTGAATACTATTATTACCAggattttgatcaaaaatcGAAACTAgagttaaattatatatttttatccatatatttttactggttttaaaaaagtgtagctttttgttttctgctgAAATCTAACAACACTGACCGTTGTTTTTggctgtggttgttgttgctttattGTTGCTTGTGCTGCTTCCATTTTTATTGCCTGGTGGCCACATGTGAGTGGAGCTCAAGCTCCTTGTTTACACTGTCCAAACTAATTGGATTGGCAGTGTGCAACGCAAGAAGGAGTCAAAGATATATTGCATGCaagtatatttgtttttagcaCAGACCTGAGCATCACGATAAGGATAACTAAAAAGTGATTTTGGTCACACTGCAGCAGCATCATTTCGTTCAGTTTGCAGCCCTTTTTTCCAGAACGCGAGTATcacagaaaattaaaaaccagaataaattatatcaatacgctgttttcaacaaaaaaggagaatgtcaaaaaaaatatatttattaagcttTAACTGTTCTTATCAATAACTAATAATTAGTTACCTTATAACTGAAGAGCGTGCTAAATATTACATGTGGGAATGTACACAGAAATCTACAGTTCGTTTTTTAAGCTAAGAGAGACAATATTAACACGTTTAAAACAACCATTGCTTGCAAGTACATATCAACCGACCCATGAAGGACCAAAATTGTTGTAACCACATGTGAGAAgaccaaaaatgaaaacatacaTAAGCTGAACAGAAAAAGCAAAACTCCTTTGGAAACTTTCTTTCCAACTTTATGCCTACCCAGGTACAAGTTTTTAACGAATTTCTGCAAAGATAATCAACAGGATAAGCACaaagtttaagttttgaaTTCACACTTAAGTGCCAACCTTTAAAGCACACGAAGTGATGTGCCCTTTGAACTTTTAATGTAATTAGATGTTGACTATTTGTCGCAGCTGGAGGAattgtaattaatattaattttgtaagtATTGTCACATACGCTGTGAGTACCAACTTtctcaaataaataagtaaaagttAAAGCTGATTTAGCTAAAGAAAACAAcggtaaatttaaaaaatcttgcCTTACTTATCAAGCATTCATTATGCCGTATTTGCTAAGTTTAAAGTGATCAAATTGCCAAATTCATGAAATCATCTATTTAATTGTTAACGACCTAAGGAATcgtgtatttttaattaagtgaaAATTGTGTTAAGTTTTCGGTTAAGGCGCCTCAGACGGCAATTTAGTAAATTAGACCATCCACATGGCGGCTCCAGCCACTACCCCCACCATCtcaattccttttttttctgctaACGAGCAGCGTTTGGCGGGGTCGGGTCGGCCATCCACTTGTTGGGCACGGGACTTGGTCATGGCTCTGGTCCTGGCCCGATGCAGCCGCCTCCAGTTGTCCTTACACAATTCgctaaacaataaaaatgcaaaaaggaAATTGAAAGCCCCAAGATGGAGCCATAAAGTTTGTGACTTTGGCAAACGTTTTTCCAGCTTCTACatcaaaaaaaatcatataaaattaGCTTAATTAAGtgaatggaaaataaatgtatagtTATTAGGGATTatagaaatttgttgttggaaaagaaatcatttaatatttttcttcaatttttataaagtcatgaggtatttttaaacattttaaaagcttgcTGGTATTCTGGTCACGATCTAATAACTatagttaaatattataactttagAAGTAGAATTTGGCAAATATGTTTTGCTAAATACTTTcaataagatatttttataccacGAAGATTTTAACAGGATAAAAAGCTATCCGGTTTCTATTTTAAGAACTTTATTCTGGAGTGCGGACAATATTTTTGCCTCTGTAAACAACTGCTTTTGCTACTTTGCTGCTGGCGACTTTGTTGCGAAATGTGCAGCCAGTATACGAGCTAAAAAAATCCGGCGGAGAAAGTTGCAGACCCGGATTGAGTCCGGGGGGCAGTACGTCtcgttttgtttcgtttcgtttcgtcaCAAACATTTCGCAGCGTCGCTCCGTTTTAATGGCGACCCGGCCCTTTTGTTGCTTAATTGGCGGCCGGCCGAGAGTCCCGTCTGCACTGCCACAAATTGCCGGGCGAGTTGGCTACGTGCTGCCCCGGATACCGGTTTCCAAATTCCGTACCGATGGATTCAGTACCCTCCTAGTGCTCCTGGACTGCGCCTGATTGCACAAGTCCAACGGCCAAAGTTGCATATAAATTTTCGCGCCGTGTTCATCTATCCCACGTCCACGTCCGTGTGCCATTTGCATTCCGCCATTGTCCTGCGCCAAGTCGTTTGGCCGGGCTGAATTGGATGcgatgggaatgggaatggggatggggatggggatcgGAGTGGGCTGGAATGACTAGGTGGATAGTGCAGGAGCAGTATTGGGGGGAAATTGAggtggaggcggaggcggaggcggaggcgaaGGCGGAGGTCGAGGTGCCGGCGTGGGTGTGTACTGGAGTTGCCCTACGTGTGTGCCATATAACTTGGACGGCGTCATTGTCATCGTCGTTGTCCATTGTGCACCAAATGCAGTACGTAATCACAACAGCAGTGACGAAGCACAGTGGTCTTAAAATCCAGGATATCAAAACGgtcagcaaataaaatataaacaatataaagAATATCTTTAGTGACAAGAAatcttataaattttgttacacatattaataataataaaaaggatTTTAAATTCCCCAATAATttacagaaaataataatatattttaagtatcccaaaaaatttggtttcataaaataaatataaaacaaaacaaagataaccacatacaaattattttcccTCTATTGTAAACTTTGAAAATCGTTTTTtataaaccaattttattaaataggtAATAAGTTCCTGATTAAAAATGATCAAAATAATGCTTATATTTAAGGCACTGAAGAACTCGcgttttctttaaaactaCCCATTTATCTGAGGCTGTTATCTTTTGTAAGATATGCGAATAGTTGAAAGCCGAAACAAAACGAactttttgaactttaaataattttacaaagtACAAAAATATGCGTAGAACTGGAACCACAGTGCAGCGACATCAAGAATGACAGCAACGAAACAATGTGGCAAATGTGCAGGGTTGGCTTTTGGTGTAGGTAGAGGTAGTACTGGTGGTAATGGTGGTGCCTACTTTTGCTGTCGTGGCAGAGGCTCTTTACTTCAGGGCCCCAACCAGGGGGTTACACAGGGGGGGGGTCTGGGTTCGGGTCCGGCCATTGCAGTTATGTCACATGGCTGACTTAATTCATTCATTTAGACGACGCTGACAATTGTAGGTGTCGGGTGTGCGCGCCCCTCTGTCATTTCGTTTTTGTCAACGTCGTCGACGCAGTGCACCAAAGGGCAGGAGATGGTAGGATGTTTGTGGATGGAACCAAAGATAAGTCCAGTCCAGTAACCCCTCCCCGAAGTGGAGGGCATAGGGAGCCGGAGCCAGTGGACAGCCATTATGGCACCGACATTGTCAATGACTGGCGAATTATTATTGCCTGACGGAGGCAGTTGGTCGCCAACAAAGTGCCCGCCCACTGCCACGCCCCATTGTTCCCGGGTGCCACCGAGTGCATATATGTGTGCTCCATCTTGTTATGACAGTTGGCACCAATGTCCGCACACGTTGCAGGTGCCTACTGGCTAGTGGGTACTGGCTCGTGGGCGTTGCAATGTGGCAATGGGGCTGGGGGGCCACAGCCATTTGTCAGCCAGTCAATCAGGACCTGGTGACCCTCAGACTTATTGCATTGCGCAGCTAAATTGATtgcaatttaatgttttttttaccaacaaatttaagaaacttAATAAATCACTTGAAAACACTccaattgttatttaaatattgtttttaactaCAAGATATaagttaaatgtaaatttaaactttattttaaagatcTAACGGTTACACGACTAGCGGTCTATAACAGAGCTGCATTGCGCACAGAGTTGCCAACTCTTAGAAGCAGGGATGCCAGATATTTATcatcgatttttttaaatttaaaactttatccAATATGTAGCCGTTAAGCTACAAAATAATTCAATACCCCAACCTATAGATCTCTAGATATTCTGTTAAAAGTTGAAAATCTGAGTCCCATCGAAAATGCCCAAGAAtcatgtatatatgtatatatttcatatgtatcatacaaaatttccattttaagtTTTAGCAACTAAATTGGGTTGAGTTTTTTGTTTCGATTTGAAgtgcacaaattaaaaaaaaaaaaaagataactaattaatttattaagaaattgacgcaaataaataacaaaaaactaatTCATTATATGCATATGTTAGATATAGTGGAGTTGATTCCATTGCAAAATCGCCGTACGGAgagatttgatttttaatttttgacttCGTTTTTATTAcagattaatttttaaaggtttGCTTAGTgactaaattttgttttgcgtATTAAAATTGCTTGTTTGAGTGTttggatgtgtgtgtgtgtgtggggtaGTGTGTATGTGTTTTATCGTTCATAtcaatatgtatataaatatataaataaatttataggAATAtgtgttgatttatttttattttttgttttaattatgttttccTTGCtcttatttcccttttttgttttttttttttttgttttccgttAAGCTTTACGAATCGAATATGTATATAGGTGTATATATGATGTGCTTGTATAACCATTATGTCATTCTTCATTTTTGCTGGCTTAGTTGCTGATATATGTGATAAAACGGAAGGACTCGCGACAGAAGTTTCGTTTTGTTATCTACgctaaaaaatttgttgttctttttttcttttgtagaTATTCTCATCGTATAAAACGTATAAAAAGCTAAATaggttgtttaaaaaaaatctctcTTTCTATGTATACGTAGatctttatatataaatatatacgtttttatttttatgttccATTCACTCGCGTCTCCTTCTCTTTATCTCTATCAagatttcttctttttcttcgtTCATAATTTTGCAATTGTGGTTTAGGATCTCTCAAATTCTTGTGCGACTTCTTTGTCAGCGCTTCGGCTGCGGATCGATAAATAGGGAATCCCCGCTTTTGGATGGGAAGTGTGTGATTGTGATACTGATGACGCGTGCAGCAGCCCGTAAGGTAGGGGGCGTGTTCCCGCCCTAGAACTCCCACTGTGTGGCCGAATCGGTGCCATCGTCCAGCAGCTTGAACGCCCCATTCTTCGTAGCGCCCAGATACTTGCCCTGCTGCGATCTGAAATTAATATATGAAACAGCATTAGTAActatttgttaaacaaaacgGGTACATATGTTCAACTGGGATCGGAATAAAAGCACAGAAGTTTCGAATGGTTTTTCTATCACTTGATGCTTCAAAACGTTAATGTTACctgttatttttaacattattattttaaataaaaaatacttcaaAATATCTAACATTTTATAGATTTGTGGTAAGCAATCAATTCTTGTTCAATTGATCTTGAGTTACAGTGCCGAATTTTATGTTCAGTTTCGAgcttttaaaaagaatttaaaggtaatgttgttaaatttaaagtttttgccaacttttttttacagtaATTGCAGGACTGTGTAAAAAGTGAATTTAATGTGAAAATATGACAAGAGTTAGTTTCCATAACTCACAACTAAATGCACTTCTCTGTTCTGTGAAAATATGACAAGAGTTAGTTTCCATAACTCACAACTAAATGCACTTCTCTGTTCTTGAGACAAATACCTCCCTAACTAATagttttaagaacatttaagTACAATTTATAGCTCAAAATGTCTAAATGTGCCCTAATTATGGGTAAATTTCGTGGTGCTTTAATTCTGGCTGTATGCCCAATTTGGTGTTCCAACCTTATGCAGATCCTGGTCGGCTCGCGAAGCTCCAGGAAGAATCCATCGCTGGGCGCATCGGCGTCCACCGAGATGCTCTCGCCCTCGATACGCCAGTACTTGCCGCTGTGCGCCTTCAGATGCACCAGGCCTTTTTGGGCGCGCTCCACCAGGATGGTCTCGTAGGTGGCCTTGTTGCACTCCAGCTTGAGGTTGCCGGGCGTGCGATAGCCCACGAATCCCTGCTCGCATTTCAGCACCAGAATGGGTCTGTCAATCAAACGATGTACCATTAGTATGAGTAGACTTGCAAGTGAACACAGCGAATCTGGTTTACCGATTAATCAAGTAGAAATAGAACTTGGCGATCTCCTCGATGGACTCCGAGGTGGCGAACAGATGGCCGGAACGCTTGGTGGCCAAGAACTTGCCGTTGTTGGCCCGGAACGAGAGCGATCCGTCGCCGTGCCAGATCAGCTCGAAGAGGGCGTCGGCGCAGCGCCGATTGCCGGTGGCCTGGATGCCGCCGCCCGCCGACAGGCACCAGTAGCGATCCTGGGTGGTGCGCAAGGCCCAACGGTGCGCCGACCAGTCGTACTCCAACTGGAACGTCTCGTTCTCGCCCACCTCATCCTGGTTGGCCGTCACATCGACGCCCTGCTTGACGCTCACATAGCGCAAATTGAGGCCGGCAATGAAGGAGGCCTGCGGCAGTGAGTCCTCCAGCGAGAACAGCTCATCGCGGGTGACCGACGACGAGCGGGACTTGAGTACCGCCTTGGAGCCAATGGGCGACAAGTACTGGCCCTGGCGATCGCGCAGCGCCAGGTGACCGCCATGATACTCGGCACTAAACAGGCAATCCTCGTTGCAAACCACCTGCAGTTTCCCATTGGCGTTTAGATATCTGTGGGGGAAGATGGACGGAAATCGTTTGGTAAAGCTGGTTGTAAACGGTGCAGCGGCTGCCCGACTACTACTCACTTGTTGTTGCACGTGTGCAGGGCATAACGACCGCCCTCCTCGGCACGGAACTCCAGCGTGAAGAGCGTATCCTCGCCCCACGGAATGTTGGCGTCCACATGGATCTCATCCTGCGACTCGGAGAGGTGAGCAAACCGCTTGCGACCAATCGAACGCAGATTGACCTGCGGCCGGGCAGCCAAATGGACGGTCCAAAACTCACTGGCGCCGGGCGTCTTGGCCGTGCAGACCAGTTTGTCCGGAGTGCCGCC harbors:
- the LOC128260908 gene encoding protein singed isoform X2, producing the protein MNGQGCELGHSNGDIISQNQQKGWWTIGLINGQHKYMTAETFGFKLNANGASLKKKQLWTLEPSNTGESIIYLRSHLNKYLSVDQFGNVLCESEERDAGSRFQISISEDGSGRWALKNESRGYFLGGTPDKLVCTAKTPGASEFWTVHLAARPQVNLRSIGRKRFAHLSESQDEIHVDANIPWGEDTLFTLEFRAEEGGRYALHTCNNKYLNANGKLQVVCNEDCLFSAEYHGGHLALRDRQGQYLSPIGSKAVLKSRSSSVTRDELFSLEDSLPQASFIAGLNLRYVSVKQGVDVTANQDEVGENETFQLEYDWSAHRWALRTTQDRYWCLSAGGGIQATGNRRCADALFELIWHGDGSLSFRANNGKFLATKRSGHLFATSESIEEIAKFYFYLINRPILVLKCEQGFVGYRTPGNLKLECNKATYETILVERAQKGLVHLKAHSGKYWRIEGESISVDADAPSDGFFLELREPTRICIRSQQGKYLGATKNGAFKLLDDGTDSATQWEF
- the LOC128260908 gene encoding protein singed isoform X1 is translated as MALFRHNVRFSCKNKPESGDSPKIAPISTMNGQGCELGHSNGDIISQNQQKGWWTIGLINGQHKYMTAETFGFKLNANGASLKKKQLWTLEPSNTGESIIYLRSHLNKYLSVDQFGNVLCESEERDAGSRFQISISEDGSGRWALKNESRGYFLGGTPDKLVCTAKTPGASEFWTVHLAARPQVNLRSIGRKRFAHLSESQDEIHVDANIPWGEDTLFTLEFRAEEGGRYALHTCNNKYLNANGKLQVVCNEDCLFSAEYHGGHLALRDRQGQYLSPIGSKAVLKSRSSSVTRDELFSLEDSLPQASFIAGLNLRYVSVKQGVDVTANQDEVGENETFQLEYDWSAHRWALRTTQDRYWCLSAGGGIQATGNRRCADALFELIWHGDGSLSFRANNGKFLATKRSGHLFATSESIEEIAKFYFYLINRPILVLKCEQGFVGYRTPGNLKLECNKATYETILVERAQKGLVHLKAHSGKYWRIEGESISVDADAPSDGFFLELREPTRICIRSQQGKYLGATKNGAFKLLDDGTDSATQWEF